One window of the Benincasa hispida cultivar B227 chromosome 3, ASM972705v1, whole genome shotgun sequence genome contains the following:
- the LOC120073628 gene encoding uncharacterized protein LOC120073628, translating into MNNSIIQLLASEKLNGDNYSAWKSNLSTILVVDDLRFVLIEECPQAPASNANRTIREAYDRWAKANEKARIYILASMSDVFAKKHEYLATAKEIIDSLREMFGQTSWSLRHETIKHIYTKRIKEGTSVREHVLDMMMYFNIAEVNGGLIDEANQVSFILQSLSKSFIPFETNASLNKIEFNITILLNELQ; encoded by the coding sequence atgaataactcaataattcaactcttagcttccgaaAAACTAAACGGCGATAATTATTCAgcatggaaatcaaatctaaGCACAATACTGGTAGTTGACGATCTAAGATTTGTCTtaattgaggaatgtcctcaagcccCAGCCTCAAATGCTAACCGAACTATTCGAGAAGCATACGATCGATGGGCCAAagccaatgaaaaggcccgtatttacattcttgccagcatgTCTGATGTTTTTGCAAAGAAACATGAATACTTAGCTACGGCTaaagagataatagattcattaagAGAAATGTTTGGGCAAACATCATGGTCTCTTAGACACGAGACAATTAAGCACATTTACACGAAGCGGATCAAGgaggggacctctgttagagaacatgtcctggacatgatgatgTACTTCAATATCGCTGAAGTAAATGGCGGACTCATTGATGAGGCTAACcaggttagctttatcttacaatctctttcgaagagttttaTACCTTTTGAGACAAATGCAtctttaaataagatagaatttaacATCACCATCCTTCTTAACGAGCTCCAGTGA